aaaggatgcagctgaactccgttgtgacaacaaggcggcaataagcatttctgaaaatccagttcagcatgatcgaacaaaacatgttgaaatagacCGACATTTCATCAAAGAAAAGTTGGACAGTGGTCTGATATCTTTACCATTTGTTCGATCAGAGGATCAATGGGCGGACATCCTAACCAAAGCAGTAGCTGGACGAATATTCCATGAGGTTTTGGGCAAGTTGGGTATGCTAgatccacatgaaccaacttgagggggagtgttggaaagaatcctctgccatgattgtaaatcaatcagtagttggaaagaatcctctgccatgattgtaaatcagtcagtgatcaaatcttaccatatttagcatagcacgattctaggacataattgagggctcaatcaaaggtctaattgttcatatcatgtactatataaactctgtaacttactacacaagaggtaagaaaataaaaacagttttcttcctataatctcaagaAGTAATGGGTCAGGTATCGCATGGACATTCCGCATCAATCTGAGGAGCACCGACAAaactgattttaataaaaatcaaattcgtACCAGGATAAACGTATTTAAATGACAGCAGAGATGTTGTAGTGTTTTTTAAGTTTTGGAAAGAATATCGCTAACTCTTCACATACTGTTGAGACATTATCTGTTTTCCCAAGCTCCTCCAGGTCTCCCTGAATGAGTTTCTAGAACAATGTTAGATTAAATCCATGATATTTTTAAATCCAATTGTGGGaatgcaaataaaaagaaacTTTTTGTTGCACTATGTACGAACAAAGTGGAAGACATGAAAATTCTGATATGCAGTTATGAACCACATGCCTTCAAAACAAGAAGATACCTTTCATACCATGTCCATGCGACGAAAATTTGTTAAGGGGCCAGCCCCATCTGAAACCCATAATCTCCACAATAATGGGGTGGTCAGATTTCCAAAACCAAAAGGATATGCCAGGTTAAAACCTGTTGACTCTAAGACAAGGCAACTTCACGAAGAAAAGTACAGAGAAAATGCATAAACCATGATGGCAATCGTCCAATTAAAATCTTCCATGGTTGGTCCAAGCCCAAGTAAGTCCATTCTCATTCATGGACTCTAAAATGTCTACACTCTGAGAAGTAATCCAACTTCATATGATCAATCTTCAATACAAAGATTCATGTAGGTCTAAGGTATACGAGGCTTGAAATAATTTTCAACTTCTAAATTCTTAACCAGTGCCGACACTTCTAGCAAGTGTCACTTAGAGCGCGTTAAGCAGTTACCATTGGCATAGACAGTAAGaactaaaaaaacaaaaaattataaaataaaataattattttaaaatttaaaaatcattaacatatattttattaacgTCAATAGCAAAAACagtgaatttataattttaaaaaaataattaaaaaaaatctcatattttACATTTCTTACAATCAcatcataaactttttacaattttaataattatactctattgtctttaattttaatgtacaatataatataatttaatagttataatttgaggtataattattgaaaaaataaataatacaattACAAGTGTTTAAACACTTGgaaagtttgaattttttttttctattataaagaaaaaggaaaacgaGAAACCAAGTCGACTATGATGGAACATTGGGCAAATTCCATTACAGTAAAATCGGTTGTCGTTGTTTGCAGGCAACAAAAATACGAGTCTTAAGCCAATTTCAGAAAAGTCGCCAAAGGTTTATCTTTATAATTTGTCTCAATTGGACAGGTGAGATTAGCCCCCAAGCAATGGATATCACTGAACAATCACAACCTTATATCTGTAGTTGCTATTCTACTCGCTTCCGCAGCCACATCGTGCTCGCTCTATAATAACAAACCACCACCACCACTACCACCAATCAGCAGTTGGGAGCCTGCAACTGGGTTTTCTTTCCAACCTCTAAATTCACTTGTTTTCCTTGGTGGGTATTATTTGATTCATCCAGTCATGGCCTCCTTAATGCTCAATGGAGCTGAGAACCACACTCTCAGGAGTGGCATAACCCCAAAAGGGTTAGGTTTTTTGGGGTCAGATTTTCATGGAAACGAGATTTCCAGAGTGAATTTAGTCACTAGCTCTAAAATCTCAAGGACAAGAACAGTGATAACTAAGTGCAGTTTATCAGCCTCTAGGCCAGCTTCTCAGCCCAGGTTCATCCAACACAAGAAAGAGGCTTTTTGGTTCTACAGGTTCCTCTCAATTGTATATGACCATGTGATAAATCCTGGGCATTGGACTGAGGACATGAGAGATGATGCGCTAGAGCCGGCGGATCTCAATAGCAGGAATATGATAGTTGTTGATGTTGGCGGTGGCACTGGTTTCACTACTTTGGGTATTGTAAAGCATGTGGATGCCAAAAATGTGACAATTCTTGATCAGTCCCCACATCAGCTTGCAAAGGCCAAGCAGAAGGAACCCTTAAAGGAGTGTAAGATAATTGAGGGCGATGCAGAGGATCTGCCATTTCCCACTGATTATGCGGACAGATATGTGTCCGCTGGGAGGTATATCTCTTACTTTTGAGCTTTTGATTATCGTAGAAATACAGGAGAAAAAGTaacctttatatttttattgaagttTGAGTTAACTTGGCTTGTAATGGAACTTGAACAATTGCATGTTTTTCAGTATTGAGTACTGGCCAGACCCACAGCGAGGCATCAAGGAAGCATTCAGGGTCCTGAAACTAGGAGGAAAAGCCTGCATAATTGGTCCAGTATATCCAACATTTTGGTTGTCTCGCTTCTTTGCAGATGTATGGATGCTCTTCCCAAAGGAAGAAGAGTACATTGAATGGTTTGAGAAGGCTGGATTCAAGGATATTCAACTGAAGCGTATTGGCCCAAAATGGTATCGTGGTGTTCGCCGGCATGGGCTGATCATGGGATGTTCTGTTACAGGTATTAAACCTGCATCTGGAGATTCTCCTTTACAGGTAATTATTCTTATCTCATTCATTGTCTAATGATTAAGCAAGCATTTGATTGCTTTATTAGCTGAGTCTTCAGGGTTACAATTCCTGACTGCTTTTCATATATACATTAGGATCTAATATGTGCCATGGTGTGAATCTGTATGTCTTTGAGTTGTATTTCTCTCTGGCTGCGTGGTTAGTGTGAGGATTATGTGGGCATACGGATGTTTAATTTGGATGTCTATTTTGGCATTTTTGCTTTAAATTATGGGGGAGTGGAAAACTTGGAGAGTGTGAACTCCTAACTGTGATGCTATGGAAAACATACTTCTATAATGAAGTTTATAATGACCActaataagagaaatcaaagcAAGAAGAGGTGCCCAAAGATGAAAATGGATCCCTGTAATTTGATCATAGGACAAAATACTTGGTTGAGTGTAAATTTtgttcttaatttttttctcatcaTGGAGTTTAATTGTTTTGACTTATAGAAACTTGACATTGTAGAACCACCAAAGCTAATAGTATCTTTGGTAAGAGGAACTGGTGAAGCAAATGATTGATTTCTGTTGTGCATAATGAAATTCATGTGTCTGGAATTTAATTTTCTGCTGAACATGGCTCAGAGGAATGTGGTTGTGTTTGTGAATATGTTTATTGATAAAGAAAACCTCCCTCCTAGTTTTGGGCT
The Manihot esculenta cultivar AM560-2 chromosome 1, M.esculenta_v8, whole genome shotgun sequence genome window above contains:
- the LOC110611451 gene encoding 2-methyl-6-phytyl-1,4-hydroquinone methyltransferase, chloroplastic isoform X2; translated protein: MASLMLNGAENHTLRSGITPKGLGFLGSDFHGNEISRVNLVTSSKISRTRTVITKCSLSASRPASQPRFIQHKKEAFWFYRFLSIVYDHVINPGHWTEDMRDDALEPADLNSRNMIVVDVGGGTGFTTLGIVKHVDAKNVTILDQSPHQLAKAKQKEPLKECKIIEGDAEDLPFPTDYADRYVSAGSIEYWPDPQRGIKEAFRVLKLGGKACIIGPVYPTFWLSRFFADVWMLFPKEEEYIEWFEKAGFKDIQLKRIGPKWYRGVRRHGLIMGCSVTGIKPASGDSPLQLCVSPLLKLKLSLVSRLCSPIATR
- the LOC110611451 gene encoding 2-methyl-6-phytyl-1,4-hydroquinone methyltransferase, chloroplastic isoform X1; its protein translation is MASLMLNGAENHTLRSGITPKGLGFLGSDFHGNEISRVNLVTSSKISRTRTVITKCSLSASRPASQPRFIQHKKEAFWFYRFLSIVYDHVINPGHWTEDMRDDALEPADLNSRNMIVVDVGGGTGFTTLGIVKHVDAKNVTILDQSPHQLAKAKQKEPLKECKIIEGDAEDLPFPTDYADRYVSAGSIEYWPDPQRGIKEAFRVLKLGGKACIIGPVYPTFWLSRFFADVWMLFPKEEEYIEWFEKAGFKDIQLKRIGPKWYRGVRRHGLIMGCSVTGIKPASGDSPLQLGQKEEDVAKPVNPFVFLARFVLGGLAATYYVLVPVYMWLKDQIMPKGRPI